In one Modestobacter sp. L9-4 genomic region, the following are encoded:
- a CDS encoding electron transfer flavoprotein subunit alpha/FixB family protein produces MAEVLVLAELTGDGEPTRGTLEALTAARVLGEPVAVLLGAAHPAADRLARYGAARVLVAGSADPAVDLAAHLVGPAVDVLARLVADRAPAAVVVPGSAAGREVAGRLAVRTGSGFLTDVVGFAPDGTATQLAPGGTTVVQARVTCGTPVHAWRAASLTPVPAPVATVVEQVLVEPSPAREARVLARVVERSAGRPALADAAVVVAVGRGVTGAAEFALVEQLADALGAAIGASRAAVDAGFCPPSCLVGQSGTRVAPRLYVAVGISGAAQHWSGVRSAQTVVAVNSDPDAPVFALADFGVVGDLATVVPELTAQVTARRG; encoded by the coding sequence GTGGCCGAGGTCCTGGTCCTGGCCGAGCTCACCGGGGACGGCGAGCCGACCCGCGGCACGCTGGAGGCGCTGACCGCCGCACGGGTGCTCGGCGAGCCGGTCGCGGTCCTCCTGGGTGCGGCACACCCCGCCGCCGACCGGCTGGCCCGGTACGGCGCGGCGCGGGTGCTCGTCGCGGGGTCCGCCGACCCCGCCGTCGACCTGGCCGCCCACCTGGTCGGCCCGGCCGTCGACGTGCTGGCCCGGCTGGTCGCCGACCGTGCCCCGGCCGCGGTCGTCGTCCCGGGCTCGGCCGCGGGCCGGGAGGTGGCCGGCCGGCTGGCCGTGCGCACCGGCAGCGGCTTCCTCACCGACGTGGTCGGGTTCGCCCCCGACGGCACCGCCACCCAGCTGGCCCCCGGCGGGACGACGGTCGTGCAGGCCCGGGTCACCTGCGGCACCCCGGTGCACGCCTGGCGGGCGGCCTCGCTGACCCCGGTGCCCGCACCCGTCGCCACCGTGGTCGAGCAGGTGCTGGTCGAGCCGTCACCGGCGCGGGAGGCCCGGGTGCTGGCGCGGGTCGTCGAGCGCAGCGCCGGGCGGCCGGCCCTGGCGGACGCCGCCGTGGTGGTCGCGGTGGGCCGCGGGGTCACCGGCGCGGCGGAGTTCGCGCTCGTCGAGCAGCTGGCCGACGCGCTCGGTGCGGCCATCGGTGCCTCGCGGGCCGCCGTGGACGCCGGGTTCTGCCCGCCCTCGTGCCTGGTGGGGCAGTCCGGCACCCGGGTGGCGCCGCGGCTCTACGTCGCCGTCGGCATCTCCGGGGCCGCGCAGCACTGGTCGGGGGTGCGGTCGGCGCAGACCGTCGTGGCGGTGAACTCCGATCCCGACGCCCCGGTGTTCGCCCTCGCCGACTTCGGCGTCGTCGGCGACCTGGCCACCGTCGTCCCGGAGCTCACGGCGCAGGTCACCGCCCGGCGGGGGTGA
- a CDS encoding electron transfer flavoprotein subunit beta/FixA family protein, protein MRLVVLVKGVPEPTGDLRLDLADHTLVRADSGVDPLGLHALEAALRLREAGGGTVTALTAGPAPAASVLRHALAMGTDRAVHVSDPALHGACAPQTSAVLAAALRRVGFDLVLCGAASADGQLGVMAALLGERLGVPHLSGLRTLAVAGTTVTGERQTEEGRWDLAADLPAVVSTWVLPDRPRRRTVAGIRSAAATPITTWTLADLGVDPSTVGLAAATSRVLSAGRPVRTTGRTGDPAELVRFLADRALV, encoded by the coding sequence ATGCGGCTGGTCGTGCTGGTCAAGGGGGTCCCCGAGCCCACCGGTGACCTCCGGCTGGACCTGGCCGACCACACCCTCGTCCGCGCCGACTCCGGGGTCGACCCGCTCGGCCTCCACGCACTGGAGGCGGCGCTGCGGCTGCGCGAGGCCGGCGGGGGCACGGTCACCGCGCTGACCGCCGGCCCCGCCCCCGCCGCGTCGGTGCTGCGGCACGCGCTGGCCATGGGCACCGACCGGGCCGTGCACGTCAGCGACCCGGCGCTGCACGGGGCCTGCGCCCCGCAGACCAGCGCCGTCCTCGCCGCCGCGCTGCGCCGGGTGGGCTTCGACCTGGTGCTCTGCGGAGCGGCCTCGGCCGACGGGCAGCTCGGGGTGATGGCCGCGCTGCTGGGCGAGCGGCTGGGCGTGCCGCACCTGTCCGGGCTGCGCACGCTCGCCGTGGCCGGGACGACGGTGACGGGGGAGCGGCAGACGGAGGAGGGCCGGTGGGACCTGGCGGCCGACCTGCCGGCGGTCGTCTCCACCTGGGTGCTGCCCGACCGGCCCCGCCGCCGCACGGTCGCCGGGATCCGCTCCGCCGCGGCCACACCGATCACCACGTGGACGCTGGCCGACCTGGGCGTCGACCCGTCGACCGTCGGCCTGGCCGCCGCGACCAGCCGGGTCCTCTCCGCCGGCCGGCCGGTCCGCACGACGGGGCGCACCGGCGACCCGGCGGAGCTGGTGCGCTTCCTGGCCGACCGGGCGCTGGTCTGA
- a CDS encoding bifunctional metallophosphatase/5'-nucleotidase, producing the protein MRRTRLSLAVLVMASSAVLALPATASAEVDTAAVAADVPVQLMTFNDFHGRINQPSGNDGKATLPGADGAYGTADDESVAVGGAASLAATVGRTREQFLADGGSADGSLLVGLGDLVGASPFESAAVRDESTLEVMNALGVSVSVVGNHEFDRGTDELRRISGATDATATDDVAACEGVEVGVTGCFTDSTGQPFAGTDFPYLAANVVDKGTREPMLPPYAVVEAGGGKSIGFIGVVTDTTPTIVSPTGISDVEFLDEAESINRYVPELQAQGVEAIVALVHEGGDNTGTNGADPNGCDQLTGSIVDVNAATDPAVDLIVSAHSHQGYNCMLTDPAGQPRLVTQAEYYGRMLTDIRLVLDGETGDVDRLCADYRAESSYNVRDDEDAEIAGIVDYWTDLAAEKGDRRVGDATETIARPGGLVDTDNDPATPPVFRDDRTAESGLGNLVAQAQLESVQADPAFGDPVIAFMNPGGLRADIEAGEVTYADLFNVQPFSNTVNTTTLTGADVRGVLEQQFQQVSPGTTTGNGPRNSTLRLGTSEGLSYRYDLSKPYGQRIDPTSITVLGEPLDLTAEYRVAANSFLIAGGDGFTSFTNGDERGIGPVAGPVDVDSAVTYFETNSPVSAPAADHGQAATFATPEPAAGLDAGTGPVPPVGSVPGTSGALGVEGAGFECPATGEPGKPGEPGKPGEPGKPGQPGQPGQPGQPGQPGQPGHPGQPGEPGKPGQPGPVGPAGPAAPVGGPKGVVPVTSAPATHGSVVAGGGSGSGTGGAELAYTGAPVGSMLGVGGALLAGGVALTAAGYRRRRGLAD; encoded by the coding sequence GTGCGCAGAACGCGCCTGTCCCTCGCAGTCCTGGTGATGGCGTCCTCCGCCGTCCTGGCGCTGCCCGCCACGGCGTCGGCCGAGGTCGACACCGCGGCCGTCGCCGCGGACGTCCCGGTCCAGCTGATGACGTTCAACGACTTCCACGGGCGGATCAACCAGCCCTCCGGCAACGACGGGAAGGCGACGCTGCCGGGTGCGGACGGCGCCTACGGCACCGCCGACGACGAGTCCGTCGCGGTCGGTGGTGCGGCGAGCCTGGCCGCCACCGTGGGCCGGACCCGCGAGCAGTTCCTCGCCGACGGCGGCAGTGCCGACGGCTCCCTGCTCGTTGGGCTCGGCGACCTGGTCGGCGCCTCGCCGTTCGAGTCCGCGGCCGTCCGCGACGAGTCGACCCTGGAGGTCATGAACGCACTCGGCGTGAGCGTCTCCGTCGTCGGCAACCACGAGTTCGACCGCGGCACCGACGAGCTGCGCCGCATCTCCGGGGCCACCGACGCCACGGCGACCGACGACGTCGCCGCCTGCGAGGGCGTCGAGGTGGGGGTCACCGGCTGCTTCACCGACAGCACCGGCCAGCCCTTCGCCGGCACCGACTTCCCCTACCTGGCGGCCAACGTCGTCGACAAGGGCACCCGCGAGCCGATGCTGCCGCCGTACGCGGTCGTCGAGGCCGGCGGCGGCAAGTCGATCGGCTTCATCGGCGTCGTCACCGACACCACCCCGACGATCGTCTCCCCGACGGGCATCTCCGACGTCGAGTTCCTCGACGAGGCGGAGTCGATCAACCGCTACGTGCCCGAGCTGCAGGCGCAGGGCGTCGAGGCGATCGTGGCGCTGGTCCACGAGGGCGGGGACAACACCGGCACGAACGGCGCGGACCCCAACGGCTGCGACCAGCTCACCGGCTCGATCGTGGACGTCAACGCCGCGACCGACCCCGCCGTCGACCTGATCGTCAGCGCCCACAGCCACCAGGGCTACAACTGCATGCTCACCGACCCGGCGGGCCAGCCGCGGCTGGTCACCCAGGCCGAGTACTACGGCCGCATGCTCACCGACATCCGGCTCGTGCTCGACGGCGAGACCGGTGACGTGGACCGGCTCTGCGCCGACTACCGGGCCGAGAGCAGCTACAACGTCCGGGACGACGAGGACGCCGAGATCGCCGGCATCGTCGACTACTGGACCGACCTGGCCGCCGAGAAGGGCGACCGCAGGGTCGGTGACGCCACCGAGACCATCGCGCGGCCCGGCGGTCTCGTCGACACCGACAACGACCCGGCGACCCCGCCGGTCTTCCGGGACGACCGCACGGCCGAGTCCGGCCTGGGCAACCTGGTCGCCCAGGCGCAGTTGGAGTCGGTGCAGGCCGATCCCGCCTTCGGCGACCCGGTGATCGCGTTCATGAACCCCGGCGGGCTGCGGGCCGACATCGAGGCCGGCGAGGTCACCTACGCCGACCTGTTCAACGTCCAGCCGTTCAGCAACACGGTCAACACGACCACGCTGACCGGTGCCGACGTGCGGGGCGTGCTGGAGCAGCAGTTCCAGCAGGTCTCCCCGGGCACGACGACGGGGAACGGCCCGCGCAACAGCACGCTGCGGCTGGGCACGTCCGAGGGGCTCAGCTACCGCTACGACCTGAGCAAGCCCTACGGGCAGCGGATCGACCCCACGTCGATCACCGTCCTGGGCGAGCCCCTCGACCTGACCGCCGAGTACCGCGTGGCGGCCAACTCCTTCCTCATCGCCGGCGGTGACGGCTTCACCTCCTTCACCAACGGCGACGAGCGCGGCATCGGGCCGGTCGCCGGTCCGGTGGACGTCGACAGCGCCGTCACCTACTTCGAGACCAACTCCCCGGTGTCGGCGCCGGCCGCTGACCACGGTCAGGCCGCCACCTTCGCCACGCCGGAGCCGGCGGCGGGCCTGGACGCGGGCACCGGACCGGTGCCCCCGGTCGGTTCCGTCCCCGGGACCAGCGGCGCGCTCGGTGTCGAGGGCGCCGGCTTCGAGTGCCCGGCGACCGGTGAGCCCGGCAAGCCGGGTGAGCCCGGCAAGCCGGGTGAGCCCGGCAAGCCCGGTCAGCCGGGTCAGCCGGGTCAGCCCGGTCAGCCCGGGCAGCCCGGTCAGCCGGGCCACCCTGGTCAGCCCGGTGAGCCCGGCAAGCCGGGTCAGCCCGGCCCGGTGGGTCCTGCCGGTCCGGCCGCCCCGGTCGGTGGGCCGAAGGGCGTCGTCCCGGTGACGTCTGCTCCCGCCACGCACGGGTCCGTCGTCGCCGGCGGTGGCAGCGGGTCGGGCACGGGCGGTGCCGAGCTGGCCTACACCGGGGCCCCGGTCGGGTCGATGCTCGGCGTCGGTGGCGCCCTGCTGGCGGGCGGGGTCGCCCTGACGGCGGCGGGCTACCGTCGTCGGCGTGGCCTCGCCGACTGA
- a CDS encoding ANTAR domain-containing response regulator, with translation MGDPDRTDLAERLRLVDSLLTVATDIVSSLQRVLTEVHHELGPARREEEAHPRDAEIAELRREVAQLREGLASRAVIERAKGVLMHGHGVTEAESFTLLTELSQRTHRKVRDVAADLLDGAPGLPVAARRPTGVPTDRPPDGTGGDAAVRALATAVDPP, from the coding sequence ATGGGTGACCCCGACCGCACCGACCTCGCCGAGCGGCTCCGGCTCGTCGACTCCCTGCTCACCGTCGCCACGGACATCGTGTCCTCGCTCCAGCGCGTGCTCACCGAGGTGCACCACGAGCTGGGCCCGGCGCGCCGCGAGGAGGAGGCGCACCCCCGCGACGCCGAGATCGCCGAGCTGCGGCGCGAGGTGGCGCAGCTGCGCGAGGGCCTGGCCTCCCGCGCGGTGATCGAACGGGCGAAGGGCGTCCTCATGCACGGGCACGGGGTCACCGAGGCCGAGTCGTTCACGCTGCTCACCGAGCTGTCGCAGCGCACCCACCGCAAGGTCCGCGACGTCGCCGCCGACCTGCTCGACGGCGCCCCGGGCCTGCCGGTCGCGGCGCGTCGCCCGACCGGCGTGCCGACCGACCGGCCGCCGGACGGCACCGGCGGGGACGCCGCGGTCCGGGCCCTGGCCACCGCGGTGGACCCGCCGTGA
- a CDS encoding cysteine desulfurase family protein yields MTYLDHAATTPMLPVALAAMTEQLARVGNASSLHASGRQARRVAEQSREQLAAALGARPSEVLFTAGGTEGDNLAVKGLYWARRGADDRRRRIVASPAEHHAVLDSVEWLEAHAGAEVTWLPVDPTGRVTPAALADALGDGADVAVASVMWANNEIGAVSDVAALAAVAHAVSVPLHTDAVQAVGQLEVDFAASGVDALTLTGHKLGGPMGAGALLLRRDVECTPLLHGGGQERDVRSGTLDVAAIVGLAAAARAAVGDRVERTARIAELRDRLVAGVLAEVPDAQLNGPALDDVVAGGPGRLPGNAHLSFPGAEGDALLMLLDARGIECSTGSACSAGVARPSHVLLATGADPARARSSLRMSLGHTSTDADVDAVLAVIAPVVERARRAGAR; encoded by the coding sequence ATGACCTACCTCGACCACGCGGCCACCACGCCGATGCTGCCCGTCGCACTGGCGGCGATGACCGAGCAGCTGGCCCGGGTGGGCAACGCCTCCTCGCTGCACGCCAGCGGCCGCCAGGCCCGGCGGGTCGCCGAGCAGTCCCGCGAGCAGCTGGCCGCCGCCCTGGGCGCCCGGCCGTCGGAGGTGCTGTTCACCGCCGGCGGCACCGAGGGCGACAACCTGGCCGTCAAGGGCCTGTACTGGGCCCGCCGCGGCGCCGACGACCGGCGCCGCCGGATCGTGGCCAGCCCCGCCGAGCACCACGCCGTCCTGGACAGCGTCGAGTGGCTGGAGGCGCACGCCGGCGCCGAGGTCACCTGGCTGCCGGTCGACCCCACCGGCCGGGTCACGCCGGCGGCCCTCGCCGACGCCCTCGGCGACGGCGCGGACGTCGCCGTGGCCAGCGTGATGTGGGCCAACAACGAGATCGGCGCGGTCAGCGACGTCGCCGCGCTCGCCGCGGTCGCCCACGCCGTCAGCGTCCCGCTGCACACCGACGCCGTGCAGGCCGTCGGCCAGCTGGAGGTGGACTTCGCCGCCAGCGGCGTCGACGCGCTCACCCTCACCGGGCACAAGCTCGGCGGCCCGATGGGCGCCGGCGCGCTGCTGCTGCGCCGGGACGTCGAGTGCACGCCGCTGCTGCACGGCGGCGGTCAGGAGCGCGACGTCCGCTCCGGCACGCTGGACGTCGCCGCGATCGTCGGCCTGGCCGCGGCCGCCCGGGCGGCGGTCGGCGACCGGGTCGAGCGGACGGCGCGGATCGCGGAGCTGCGCGACCGGCTGGTCGCCGGCGTCCTGGCCGAGGTGCCCGACGCCCAGCTCAACGGCCCGGCCCTGGACGACGTCGTGGCCGGTGGGCCCGGCCGGCTGCCGGGCAACGCGCACCTGTCCTTCCCCGGTGCGGAGGGCGACGCGCTGCTGATGCTGCTCGACGCCCGCGGCATCGAGTGCTCCACCGGCTCGGCGTGCAGCGCCGGGGTCGCCCGGCCCAGCCACGTGCTGCTGGCCACCGGCGCCGACCCGGCCCGGGCGCGCAGCTCCCTGCGGATGAGCCTGGGCCACACCTCCACCGACGCCGACGTCGACGCGGTGCTCGCCGTGATCGCCCCCGTGGTCGAGCGCGCCCGCCGGGCGGGTGCCCGGTGA
- the mnmA gene encoding tRNA 2-thiouridine(34) synthase MnmA, which produces MRVVAAMSGGVDSAVAAALAVEAGHDVTGVHLALSPDRQQLRSGSRGCCSVEDSHDARRVADELGIPFYVWDLADRFREDVVDDFVAEYAAGRTPNPCLRCNEKIKFSAVLDRARALGFDAVVTGHHARLVDGELRRSVDAAKDQSYVLGVLTAGQLAHAVFPLGEMTKDRVREIAAERGYAVASKPDSHDICFISDGDTRGFLTRRLGEQPGPVVDAATGATVGTHAGAYGFTIGQRRGLGVTAGDQRPRFVLGIEPVSRTVTIGTAEQAEVSEVLTAAPTWTGTVPGLPFRGQVQVRAHGAAVPCEVSAAEGGGLRVVLGERQRGVAPGQSAVFYAPDALRGDRVLGQAAVSATA; this is translated from the coding sequence GTGAGGGTCGTCGCCGCGATGAGCGGGGGCGTGGACTCCGCGGTCGCCGCCGCGCTGGCCGTCGAGGCCGGGCACGACGTCACCGGGGTGCACCTGGCGCTGTCCCCGGACCGTCAGCAGCTGCGCAGCGGGTCGCGGGGGTGCTGCAGCGTCGAGGACTCCCACGACGCCCGCCGGGTCGCCGACGAGCTGGGCATCCCGTTCTACGTCTGGGACCTCGCCGACCGGTTCCGCGAGGACGTGGTGGACGACTTCGTGGCCGAGTACGCCGCCGGCCGCACGCCCAACCCGTGCCTGCGCTGCAACGAGAAGATCAAGTTCTCCGCGGTGCTGGACCGGGCCCGGGCGCTGGGCTTCGACGCGGTCGTCACCGGCCACCACGCCCGCCTCGTCGACGGCGAGCTGCGCCGCTCGGTCGACGCGGCCAAGGACCAGTCCTACGTGCTCGGCGTGCTCACGGCCGGGCAGCTGGCGCACGCGGTCTTCCCGCTGGGGGAGATGACCAAGGACCGGGTGCGGGAGATCGCCGCCGAGCGCGGCTACGCGGTGGCCTCCAAGCCCGACTCGCACGACATCTGCTTCATCTCCGACGGCGACACCCGCGGCTTCCTCACCCGGCGGCTGGGCGAGCAGCCCGGGCCGGTGGTCGACGCCGCGACCGGGGCGACCGTGGGCACGCACGCCGGGGCCTACGGCTTCACGATCGGCCAGCGCCGCGGGCTGGGCGTCACCGCCGGCGACCAGCGGCCGCGGTTCGTCCTGGGCATCGAGCCGGTCAGCCGCACGGTGACGATCGGCACCGCCGAGCAGGCGGAGGTCTCCGAGGTGCTCACCGCGGCGCCCACCTGGACCGGCACGGTGCCCGGGCTGCCCTTCCGCGGGCAGGTGCAGGTGCGGGCGCACGGTGCGGCGGTGCCCTGCGAGGTGTCCGCGGCCGAGGGTGGCGGCCTGCGGGTCGTGCTGGGGGAGCGGCAGCGCGGGGTGGCCCCGGGTCAGTCCGCGGTGTTCTACGCACCGGACGCGCTGCGGGGCGACCGGGTGCTCGGCCAGGCGGCGGTCAGCGCCACCGCCTGA
- a CDS encoding methionine synthase has product MASPTDHPHDSSEPDSTDDLRPVPTPWGPASGVGSLPGTDPVEAVRLVVGELPDLPHLPELPGRGAGADLLGRTAALLVDIAVDLTPAGWRLVPRAGNDLRRAQEMLDRDMDALFDVAERYVGPFKVQVAGPWTLAAGLERTRGDRAVVDPGARRDLAQSLAEGIAAHVAAVSARVPGARVVVQLDEPSVPAVLQGGLPTISGFGKLSAVESNVVEEQLAALVARVPVPVVVHCCANRAPLDLFRAAGADGLSFDLGMVQDLDAVGTAVEAGTHLLVGVVPGTDTTLPNPKATASRLQAWWRELGFPAEQLSTAVTLTPACGMAGASPAYARTAMRHVREAARYLVPE; this is encoded by the coding sequence GTGGCCTCGCCGACTGATCACCCGCACGACAGCAGCGAGCCCGACAGCACCGACGACCTGAGGCCGGTCCCCACACCGTGGGGGCCGGCCTCCGGCGTCGGGTCCCTGCCCGGCACCGACCCGGTCGAGGCGGTGCGCCTGGTCGTCGGCGAGCTGCCGGACCTCCCGCACCTGCCCGAGCTGCCCGGACGCGGCGCCGGCGCGGACCTGCTCGGCCGGACCGCGGCGCTGCTGGTCGACATCGCCGTCGACCTCACCCCGGCCGGCTGGCGGCTCGTCCCGCGCGCGGGCAACGACCTGCGCCGGGCCCAGGAGATGCTCGACCGCGACATGGACGCGCTCTTCGACGTCGCCGAGCGCTACGTCGGCCCGTTCAAGGTCCAGGTCGCCGGGCCGTGGACGCTGGCCGCCGGGCTCGAGCGCACCCGCGGTGACCGCGCCGTGGTCGACCCGGGCGCTCGCCGCGACCTGGCCCAGTCGCTGGCCGAGGGCATCGCCGCGCACGTGGCCGCCGTCTCCGCCCGGGTGCCCGGCGCCCGCGTCGTCGTCCAGCTCGACGAGCCGTCGGTCCCCGCCGTCCTGCAGGGCGGGCTCCCGACGATCAGCGGGTTCGGCAAGCTCTCCGCCGTCGAGTCGAACGTGGTCGAGGAGCAGCTCGCCGCCCTCGTCGCCCGGGTGCCGGTGCCCGTCGTCGTGCACTGCTGCGCCAACCGGGCGCCGCTGGACCTCTTCCGCGCCGCCGGCGCCGACGGTCTCTCCTTCGACCTCGGCATGGTGCAGGACCTCGACGCCGTCGGGACCGCCGTCGAGGCCGGCACCCACCTGCTCGTGGGCGTCGTCCCCGGCACCGACACCACGCTGCCGAACCCGAAGGCGACGGCCAGCCGCCTGCAGGCCTGGTGGCGCGAGCTCGGCTTCCCGGCCGAGCAGCTGTCCACCGCCGTCACGCTCACGCCGGCCTGCGGCATGGCCGGGGCCAGCCCCGCCTACGCCCGGACGGCGATGCGCCACGTCCGTGAGGCGGCGAGGTACCTGGTCCCGGAGTGA
- the glmS gene encoding glutamine--fructose-6-phosphate transaminase (isomerizing) produces MCGIVACRGRERAAEFLAGALSRLEYRGYDSAGIAVTGTGPEGLTVVRAVGRVASLHERLAAAPPPAGSCLGIGHTRWATHGGVSESNAHPHRDCAGAIAVVHNGIIDNADELVAELRGRGHLFTSDVDSEVVAHLVEELYAGSGSLAAATLAAARRLRGTWALAVTAATSRDVVLASHRSPLVVGSGPEGHVAASDVTALLGTVGAVSVLQDGDVVVLGDEVTWLDATGAEVPPRESVRLSWAADDVERGAYDDFMEKEIAEQPAVVGRLLERLLPQVADGRLWSGTGLAAPQRLRFLACGSSRHAAEAVARAFGVLGGVPADVVVASEHDELVVPGPTDGVLTVAISQSGETSDVLHALEDVRGPVLAITNRPQSSLARRSDAVLETSAGPEIGVAATKTFTTQVVAGAALAISHAAATGSLDRRSVAQHGLRLGSLPGRLAAAHTTSFPVAVALAEELADARSFFFVSRGAGLPYAAEGALKLKEITYRNAESLPAGEFKHGPIALIEQGTPVLLLESGDPARLASAAAELAARGARVIRVGSGHTDTFPVLSGPAPAWGPLESVVALQHLARCVAVVLGRDADKPRNLAKSVTVL; encoded by the coding sequence GTGTGTGGGATCGTCGCGTGCCGCGGCCGGGAACGAGCCGCTGAGTTCCTGGCCGGGGCGCTGTCCCGGCTGGAGTACCGCGGGTACGACTCGGCCGGCATCGCCGTCACCGGGACCGGCCCCGAGGGCCTGACCGTCGTCCGGGCCGTGGGCCGGGTCGCCTCGCTGCACGAACGGCTCGCCGCCGCACCACCGCCCGCCGGGTCGTGCCTGGGCATCGGGCACACGCGCTGGGCGACCCACGGCGGTGTCTCGGAGTCCAACGCCCACCCGCACCGGGACTGCGCCGGCGCGATCGCGGTGGTCCACAACGGGATCATCGACAACGCCGACGAGCTGGTGGCCGAGCTGCGGGGGCGCGGCCACCTCTTCACCTCCGACGTCGACAGCGAGGTGGTCGCCCACCTGGTGGAGGAGCTCTACGCCGGCTCCGGCTCGCTGGCGGCCGCCACCCTCGCCGCGGCCCGCCGGCTGCGGGGCACGTGGGCGCTGGCGGTCACCGCCGCCACCTCCCGGGACGTCGTCCTCGCCTCGCACCGCTCGCCGCTCGTGGTCGGCTCCGGCCCCGAGGGGCACGTGGCCGCCAGCGACGTCACCGCGCTGCTCGGCACGGTCGGTGCGGTGAGCGTCCTGCAGGACGGCGACGTCGTCGTCCTGGGCGACGAGGTCACCTGGCTCGACGCCACCGGAGCGGAGGTCCCCCCGCGGGAGAGCGTCCGGCTGTCCTGGGCGGCCGACGACGTCGAGCGCGGCGCCTACGACGACTTCATGGAGAAGGAGATCGCCGAGCAGCCCGCGGTGGTGGGCCGGCTGCTGGAGCGGCTGCTGCCCCAGGTCGCCGACGGCCGGCTGTGGTCGGGGACCGGGCTCGCCGCCCCGCAGCGGCTGCGGTTCCTGGCCTGCGGCAGCTCCCGGCACGCCGCCGAGGCGGTGGCCCGCGCCTTCGGCGTGCTCGGCGGGGTGCCGGCCGACGTCGTCGTCGCCTCCGAGCACGACGAGCTGGTCGTCCCCGGGCCCACCGACGGCGTGCTCACGGTCGCGATCTCCCAGTCCGGGGAGACATCCGACGTGCTGCACGCCCTGGAGGACGTCCGCGGGCCGGTGCTGGCGATCACCAACCGGCCGCAGTCCTCCCTCGCCCGCCGCAGCGACGCGGTGCTGGAGACCAGCGCCGGTCCCGAGATCGGGGTGGCGGCGACCAAGACGTTCACCACCCAGGTGGTCGCCGGGGCCGCGCTGGCCATCTCCCACGCCGCGGCGACCGGGTCGCTGGACCGCCGGTCCGTGGCCCAGCACGGGTTGCGGCTGGGGTCGCTGCCCGGCCGGCTGGCGGCCGCGCACACGACGTCCTTCCCCGTCGCGGTCGCCCTGGCCGAGGAGCTGGCCGACGCCCGGTCGTTCTTCTTCGTCTCCCGCGGCGCCGGGCTGCCCTACGCCGCGGAGGGGGCGCTGAAGCTCAAGGAGATCACCTACCGCAACGCCGAGTCGCTGCCCGCCGGGGAGTTCAAGCACGGCCCCATCGCGCTGATCGAGCAGGGCACCCCGGTGCTGCTGCTGGAGAGCGGGGACCCGGCCCGGCTGGCCAGCGCGGCCGCCGAGCTCGCCGCGCGCGGTGCCCGGGTGATCCGGGTGGGCTCAGGGCACACCGACACGTTCCCGGTGCTGTCCGGGCCGGCACCGGCCTGGGGACCGCTGGAGAGCGTCGTCGCCCTCCAGCACCTGGCCCGCTGCGTCGCCGTCGTGCTGGGCCGGGACGCCGACAAGCCGCGCAACCTCGCCAAGTCGGTGACCGTGCTGTGA